The Archangium primigenium genomic interval GCGCAGCCCGGACAAGGCCTCGGCCTGGGCGGCGCGCGGCGTCCAGGTGCGCCAGGCCGACTACGGCCAGCCGGAGTCGCTCGCCGCCGCCTTCCAGGGCGTGGACAAGGTGCTGCTCATCTCGTCGAGTGAAGTGGGCCAGCGCGTCGCCCAGCACCGCGCGGTGGTGGAGGCGGCCCGGAGGGCGGGCGTGCGGCTCATCGCCTACACGAGCATCCTCCGGGCGGACACCTCGCCCCTGGCGCTCGCCGCCGAGCACAAGGCCACCGAGGGGCTCATCCGCGACTCGGGCGTGCCCTTCGTCTTCCTGCGCAACGGCTGGTACATCGAGAACTACACGGTGGGGCTCGCGCCGGCGCTCGCGCACGGGGCGCTGGTGGGCAGCGCGGGCGAGGGCCGCATCGCCGCCGCCACGCGCGCGGACTACGCCGCCGCCGCCATTCAGGTGCTCACCACGCCGGGCCACGAGAACACGGTCTACGAGCTGGGGGGGGACTCGCCCTTCTCCCTGTCGGAGTTCGCCGCCGAGGTGGCGCGGCAGACGGGCAAGCCCCTCGTGTACC includes:
- a CDS encoding SDR family oxidoreductase produces the protein MILVTGATGQLGRLVVEGLLEKVPAGQVAVAVRSPDKASAWAARGVQVRQADYGQPESLAAAFQGVDKVLLISSSEVGQRVAQHRAVVEAARRAGVRLIAYTSILRADTSPLALAAEHKATEGLIRDSGVPFVFLRNGWYIENYTVGLAPALAHGALVGSAGEGRIAAATRADYAAAAIQVLTTPGHENTVYELGGDSPFSLSEFAAEVARQTGKPLVYQDLPAEQYERVLVGAGVPEGFARILVDSSVQSSRDALNDGSHTLSHLIGRPTTPLAAALGATLER